A window of the Cellvibrio sp. pealriver genome harbors these coding sequences:
- a CDS encoding IS3 family transposase (programmed frameshift) yields the protein MNPVIKRTQRDYSLAFKLALVDQIEKGEMTYKQAQSRYGIQGRSTVLCWLRKHGQLDWSLGLPAKGLLMSDNPRPQTPEQRIKELEQQLALTQQKADFFEAVVDVLKRDYGVSVGKKAARNIIQTKTLAGLSVVRGCQLLGISRQAWYQQCKRVRQREVHTQILLDAVQRERALQPCIGTRKLQRLLQQSALVVGRDRLFALLREHRLLVPTKRAYHKTTHSHHRFRKHPNLLKPGEHQVIPQRPEHVWVADITYLPVHQGEAYLSLVTDAYSRKIVGHCVHDNLKAESVIGAYKQALQQRRSGDELIHHSDRGIQYCSAQYQKLHYQYGVHCSMTDGYDCYQNALAERVNGILKSEFLIRKPRDLAEAKVMVAESIRIYNERRPHLSLEYKTPDEVHRAFG from the exons ATGAATCCCGTTATTAAACGCACCCAGCGTGATTACTCTCTCGCCTTTAAATTGGCTCTTGTCGATCAAATCGAAAAAGGAGAGATGACTTATAAACAAGCCCAGTCTCGCTACGGTATACAAGGCAGATCTACAGTCTTGTGTTGGCTGCGCAAGCATGGTCAACTGGATTGGTCATTAGGTTTACCAGCAAAAGGCCTCCTCATGTCCGATAATCCTCGCCCTCAAACGCCAGAACAGCGCATCAAAGAACTGGAACAGCAGCTCGCTCTAACCCAACAAAAAGCGGATTTTTTCGAAGCGGTGGTTGATGTACTCAAGCGCGACTATGGAGTCAGCGTGG GTAAAAAAGCCGCACGGAACATCATCCAAACGAAAACGTTAGCGGGTTTATCCGTTGTCCGTGGTTGCCAGCTACTCGGCATCAGTCGGCAAGCCTGGTATCAACAATGTAAGCGGGTGCGACAACGAGAAGTGCACACGCAGATACTCCTTGATGCGGTGCAGCGTGAACGTGCATTACAACCCTGCATCGGAACGCGCAAACTACAGCGCTTGTTACAACAATCCGCATTGGTTGTGGGGCGAGATCGACTGTTTGCTTTGCTGCGCGAACATCGCCTGCTGGTTCCCACCAAGCGGGCTTATCACAAAACAACGCACAGCCATCATCGCTTTCGCAAACATCCCAATCTTCTGAAGCCTGGTGAACATCAAGTGATTCCGCAACGACCAGAACATGTTTGGGTGGCTGACATTACCTATTTACCCGTGCATCAGGGCGAGGCCTATTTGAGTTTGGTGACCGATGCCTATTCGCGCAAGATTGTGGGGCATTGCGTCCATGACAATCTGAAGGCTGAGTCAGTAATCGGTGCGTATAAACAAGCACTACAGCAGCGACGCAGTGGTGATGAGCTCATCCACCATTCAGATCGGGGTATTCAGTATTGTTCAGCGCAATACCAGAAATTGCATTATCAATACGGTGTTCATTGTTCGATGACGGATGGTTACGACTGCTATCAAAATGCGCTGGCAGAGCGTGTGAATGGTATTTTGAAAAGTGAGTTTTTGATAAGGAAACCCAGGGATCTTGCAGAAGCAAAAGTGATGGTGGCCGAGTCGATTCGGATCTACAACGAACGTCGTCCGCATCTATCCCTAGAATACAAAACGCCCGATGAGGTGCATCGGGCGTTTGGATAA
- a CDS encoding response regulator transcription factor, translated as MKILLIEDNSAIAKQIEEFFSGNQWQLDFASTARLGISLALEHIYDVILLDLNLPDGDGLDVCAAIKDRSDVSPPILMLTARDSFEDKAAGFHRGADDYLTKPFDLRELILRCEALARRPLLHQPKSMCLGNLTLDTKSKIAKYKDNYLTLTGIGYHILELLIKAHPQPVTRSFISHQLWGDDPPESDALKSHIYSLRKSLDKAFGVPVLKTILNVGLKLELPQEDFQKND; from the coding sequence GTGAAAATTCTATTAATTGAAGACAATTCCGCTATCGCTAAACAAATAGAAGAGTTTTTCTCGGGCAATCAATGGCAACTTGATTTTGCATCGACTGCCCGTCTTGGAATCAGTTTGGCTCTTGAACACATTTATGATGTTATTTTGTTGGACTTGAATCTACCCGATGGCGATGGTCTTGATGTTTGTGCGGCGATTAAAGATAGATCTGATGTATCCCCTCCTATATTAATGCTGACTGCGCGCGATAGTTTTGAAGATAAAGCGGCAGGATTCCATCGTGGTGCCGATGATTACCTCACCAAGCCCTTTGATTTGCGTGAGCTGATACTACGCTGTGAGGCATTGGCGCGTCGTCCGCTATTGCATCAGCCAAAATCAATGTGTCTGGGAAATCTAACGCTGGATACAAAAAGTAAAATCGCCAAGTACAAGGATAATTATTTGACGTTAACCGGTATCGGGTACCACATTTTGGAATTACTAATAAAAGCCCATCCGCAGCCAGTAACTCGTTCTTTTATTTCCCATCAGCTTTGGGGGGATGATCCTCCTGAAAGTGATGCACTCAAATCGCATATTTATTCACTGCGTAAATCACTGGATAAAGCCTTTGGTGTTCCTGTGTTAAAAACAATACTGAATGTCGGTCTCAAGTTGGAGCTGCCGCAAGAGGATTTTCAGAAAAATGACTAA
- a CDS encoding PrkA family serine protein kinase, producing MSIFSHYRERFETTQQEELTIKEYLELCKKDPSVYASAAERMLMAIGEPEMVDTSQDPRLSRIFSNKIIKRYKVFSEFYGMEESIQQIVSFFKHAAQGLEEKKQILYLLGPVGGGKSSLAEMLKSLMEKMPIYCIKGSPVFESPLGLFNPDEDGKILEEDYGIPRRYIKSIMSPWAAKRLQEFRGDITQFKVVKVYPSILNQIAITKTEPGDENNQDISSLVGKVDIRKLEEFPQNDPDAYSFSGGLCRANQGLMEFVEMFKAPIKVLHPLLTATQEGNFNSTEGLGAIPFDGIILAHSNESEWQNFRNNKNNEAFIDRVYIVKVPYCLRVTEEMKIYEKLLQNSSLSKAPCAPDTLRMLAQFSVLSRIKEPENSNIFSKMRIYDGENLKDTDPRAKSLQEYKDAAGVDEGMNGLSTRFAFKILSKVFNFDPTEIAANPVHLMYVLEQQIEQEQFPKEVQDKYLNALKEFISPKYVDFIGKEIQTAYLESYAEYGQNIFDRYVTYADFWIQDQEYRDPETGEILNRSSLNDELEKIEKPAGISNPKDFRNEIVNFVLRAKANNSGKNPDWRGYEKLRIVIEKKMFSNTEDLLPVISFNAKASVQDKKKHQDFVQRMVERGYTEKQVRLLSEWYLRVRKSQ from the coding sequence ATGAGTATTTTCAGTCATTACCGCGAGCGTTTTGAAACTACCCAGCAGGAAGAGTTAACCATCAAGGAATATCTTGAACTGTGTAAAAAAGATCCCAGTGTATACGCTTCCGCTGCTGAGCGTATGCTAATGGCGATCGGTGAGCCAGAAATGGTCGATACCTCGCAAGACCCTCGCCTGAGCCGTATTTTTTCCAATAAAATTATCAAACGTTATAAAGTTTTCAGTGAATTTTATGGAATGGAAGAATCCATTCAGCAGATAGTGTCTTTCTTCAAACATGCCGCACAAGGTTTAGAGGAAAAGAAACAAATTTTGTATTTGCTGGGGCCGGTGGGTGGCGGTAAATCCTCATTGGCAGAGATGCTCAAATCCTTGATGGAGAAAATGCCAATTTACTGCATCAAAGGCTCTCCTGTATTTGAATCGCCACTCGGGTTATTTAACCCGGATGAAGACGGAAAAATTTTGGAAGAAGATTATGGTATTCCCCGTCGGTACATAAAATCTATTATGTCGCCTTGGGCTGCCAAGCGTCTGCAAGAATTTCGGGGCGATATTACGCAATTCAAAGTCGTCAAAGTATATCCATCCATCCTTAATCAAATTGCGATCACTAAAACCGAACCGGGTGATGAAAACAATCAGGATATTTCTTCATTGGTAGGCAAAGTCGATATTCGCAAGTTGGAAGAGTTTCCGCAAAATGACCCTGATGCATACAGTTTTAGTGGTGGGCTGTGCCGTGCAAATCAGGGGTTGATGGAATTTGTGGAAATGTTCAAAGCGCCTATCAAGGTGCTTCATCCTCTATTAACCGCAACCCAGGAAGGGAATTTCAACAGTACCGAAGGGTTAGGTGCAATTCCGTTTGATGGAATTATCCTTGCGCACTCCAATGAATCCGAGTGGCAAAATTTCCGTAACAATAAAAACAATGAAGCGTTTATTGACCGTGTTTACATCGTCAAAGTGCCTTATTGCTTGCGTGTAACGGAAGAGATGAAGATCTACGAAAAACTGTTACAAAATTCTTCGCTGTCAAAAGCACCTTGTGCGCCTGACACCTTGCGTATGCTTGCGCAATTTTCGGTATTGTCGCGGATTAAAGAACCGGAAAACTCCAATATCTTTTCCAAGATGCGCATTTACGATGGTGAAAACCTTAAAGATACCGATCCTCGCGCTAAATCTTTGCAGGAATACAAAGACGCCGCCGGTGTCGATGAAGGCATGAATGGGCTCTCTACTCGCTTTGCATTTAAAATTTTATCCAAGGTCTTTAATTTTGATCCCACCGAAATTGCAGCTAACCCTGTTCATTTGATGTATGTACTTGAGCAGCAAATTGAGCAGGAGCAATTCCCTAAAGAGGTGCAAGACAAGTATCTCAATGCCTTAAAAGAATTCATTTCACCTAAATATGTGGATTTTATTGGTAAAGAGATCCAAACCGCTTATTTGGAATCCTACGCGGAATATGGGCAAAATATTTTTGATCGCTATGTAACCTATGCGGACTTTTGGATACAGGATCAGGAATACCGCGATCCTGAAACCGGTGAAATTCTCAATCGGTCATCGTTGAACGATGAGCTGGAAAAAATTGAGAAGCCTGCGGGTATCAGCAACCCCAAAGATTTTCGCAATGAAATTGTTAATTTTGTGTTGCGTGCCAAAGCCAATAATTCGGGTAAAAATCCCGATTGGCGCGGTTACGAAAAATTGCGCATTGTGATTGAGAAGAAAATGTTCTCCAACACGGAAGACTTACTGCCGGTTATTTCTTTCAATGCGAAAGCTTCAGTGCAAGACAAGAAAAAACATCAGGATTTTGTACAGCGTATGGTGGAGCGTGGTTACACCGAAAAACAAGTTCGTTTGCTGTCCGAATGGTATTTGAGGGTGAGAAAATCACAGTAG
- a CDS encoding YeaH/YhbH family protein: protein MSYIIDRRLNAKNKSAVNRQRFLRRYRNQIQKAVSDAVNERSITDIDKGGKVSIPGRDISEPIIYHGQGGYNERVLPGNKHFSEGDKIARPQGGEGQGGGGKASDSGEGEDDFSFTLSQEEFLDFMFDGLELPNLVKRQLSGLEEFKTVRGGIANEGQPGRVNIVRTLRSANMRRLALTGGKRRQLQALQAELAELEQLPESDRDLVRYQELLDAIAKIERSIGKVPWLDTFDLKYNLMIKQPVPRSKAVMFCIMDVSGSMDQATKDIAKRFFILLYLFLQRNYEKTEIVFIRHHTSAKEVDEDEFFHSRETGGTVVSSALRLMQDIIKDRYSPEQWNIYGAQASDGDNWGEDSDVCRDILADDLLPSCQYFSYIEITNNEHQALWNVYETIQQEFPDVFALQHIRGVADIYPVFRELFHKKVA from the coding sequence ATGAGTTACATTATTGATCGACGTCTCAATGCCAAAAATAAAAGCGCTGTTAACCGGCAGCGCTTTTTACGGCGCTATCGCAATCAAATTCAAAAAGCCGTTTCCGATGCGGTGAATGAGCGGTCCATTACCGATATCGATAAAGGTGGAAAAGTCAGTATTCCCGGCCGTGATATCAGCGAGCCAATCATTTACCACGGTCAAGGCGGGTACAACGAGCGTGTGTTGCCCGGCAATAAACATTTCTCGGAAGGCGACAAAATTGCGCGCCCGCAAGGTGGTGAAGGCCAGGGTGGTGGTGGCAAGGCGAGTGATTCCGGTGAAGGCGAAGACGATTTTTCCTTTACCCTTTCGCAAGAAGAATTTTTGGATTTTATGTTTGATGGATTGGAATTGCCTAACTTGGTGAAGCGGCAATTATCCGGTTTGGAAGAATTTAAAACGGTGCGAGGTGGCATCGCCAATGAGGGTCAACCGGGCAGGGTCAATATTGTTCGCACCTTACGTTCTGCCAACATGCGTCGCCTGGCGTTAACTGGCGGTAAGCGTAGACAATTGCAAGCCCTGCAGGCGGAATTAGCTGAGCTGGAGCAACTGCCCGAATCTGACCGCGATCTTGTGCGTTATCAGGAATTGTTGGATGCAATTGCCAAAATAGAACGATCAATTGGTAAGGTTCCGTGGCTGGATACGTTTGATCTTAAATACAATTTAATGATCAAGCAGCCTGTGCCTCGCTCCAAAGCGGTTATGTTTTGTATTATGGATGTGTCGGGTTCTATGGATCAGGCAACCAAAGATATTGCTAAACGTTTTTTTATTCTTCTCTATCTCTTTCTGCAACGCAATTACGAAAAAACAGAAATCGTTTTTATCCGCCATCACACCAGTGCTAAAGAGGTGGATGAAGATGAATTTTTCCATTCACGCGAAACCGGTGGCACCGTAGTATCCAGTGCGCTTCGGTTGATGCAAGACATTATTAAAGACCGCTATTCTCCAGAGCAATGGAATATTTATGGTGCCCAAGCATCGGATGGCGATAATTGGGGCGAAGATTCCGATGTGTGCCGCGATATACTCGCAGACGATTTATTACCGAGTTGCCAATACTTTTCCTACATAGAAATCACCAATAATGAGCACCAGGCATTATGGAATGTGTATGAGACCATCCAACAGGAATTTCCGGATGTGTTTGCGTTACAGCACATACGCGGTGTTGCCGATATTTACCCTGTATTCCGTGAGCTTTTCCATAAGAAGGTCGCATGA
- a CDS encoding arginyltransferase gives MSDLSTLKLFATQPHPCSYLDGQEATTVFVDPEANIDPSIYTQLSQLGFRRSGAHLYRPQCLRCQACISCRIPVKLFKPNRSQKRCLQHNHDLSLHLTHNINTFEHYNLYSRYIESRHRDGDMYPPSEEQYKAFLTSEWGITQFIEFRLGDRLIGVSVCDHLGDGLSAVYTFYDANEEARSLGKFAILAQIEKAKSMGLDYLYLGYWIKECEKMNYKIQYRPLELLVNRRWMRLN, from the coding sequence ATGTCTGATTTATCAACTCTCAAACTTTTCGCAACACAGCCCCACCCTTGCAGTTATCTTGATGGGCAGGAGGCCACAACGGTTTTTGTGGATCCTGAAGCGAATATAGACCCATCAATCTACACACAACTCTCCCAACTGGGGTTTCGCCGCAGTGGCGCGCACTTATATCGCCCTCAATGCTTGCGTTGCCAAGCATGTATCTCCTGCCGAATTCCGGTAAAACTGTTCAAGCCCAATCGTAGCCAAAAACGCTGTTTACAGCACAATCATGACTTATCACTGCACCTTACCCACAATATCAACACATTTGAGCACTACAATCTTTATTCACGTTACATTGAAAGCCGTCATCGCGATGGCGACATGTACCCACCATCAGAAGAACAATACAAGGCATTCTTGACTAGCGAATGGGGAATTACCCAATTTATTGAATTTCGGCTGGGAGACCGATTGATTGGCGTGTCTGTTTGTGACCATTTGGGAGACGGGTTATCGGCGGTATACACCTTTTACGATGCAAACGAAGAAGCCAGAAGCTTGGGGAAATTTGCCATATTGGCCCAGATCGAAAAGGCTAAAAGTATGGGGCTTGATTATTTATACCTGGGCTATTGGATCAAGGAATGCGAAAAAATGAATTACAAAATTCAATATCGCCCTCTTGAGCTGTTAGTCAATCGCCGCTGGATGCGCCTGAATTAA
- the infA gene encoding translation initiation factor IF-1: MAKDDCIEFDGEVVDTLPNTTFRVKLENGHVVIAHISGKMRKNYIRILTGDKVKVEMTPYDLTKGRITYRAR; encoded by the coding sequence ATGGCAAAAGACGATTGCATTGAATTTGACGGCGAAGTGGTTGATACCCTGCCCAACACTACCTTTCGCGTAAAACTGGAAAATGGGCACGTAGTGATTGCTCACATTTCAGGAAAAATGCGCAAAAACTATATTCGCATCCTTACAGGTGACAAGGTCAAGGTTGAGATGACTCCCTACGATCTCACCAAAGGTCGTATTACCTACCGCGCACGCTAG
- a CDS encoding SpoVR family protein: protein MKKPLFTTSEWNFDLIQDVDKVLGDLAAEFGLDTYPNQIEVISSEQMMDAYSSVGMPIGYSHWSYGKQLLSTEHSYKRGQMGLAYEIVINSNPCIAYLMEENTMTMQTLVIAHACYGHNSFFKGNYLFRTWTDASSIIDYLVFAKNYISKCEERYGINAVEDILDSCHALMNYGVDRYKRPYPISAQEEERRQSEREEYLQKHVNDLWRTIPKSASAEAEKDIPHYPSEPQENILYFLEKNAPLLEPWQREVIRIVRKIAQYFYPQRQTQVMNEGWATFWHYTLLNELHARGYVTDGFMMEFLQSHTSVIAQPSYDSPYFSGINPYTLGFSIMSDIRRMCENPTDEDRAWFPEIVGTNWKETLQFAMKNFKDESFILQFLSPKVMRDLKLFSIVDDDQQEKISVDAIHNERGFRKLRENLAGQYNLGNREPNIQVYNVEVRGDRSLTLHHFMHNRRPLGDSTQEVLKHLHRLWGFDVHLHSVDGNEIKHSYHCPSKSD from the coding sequence ATGAAAAAACCATTATTTACAACGTCTGAATGGAATTTCGATTTAATTCAGGATGTGGATAAAGTCCTTGGTGATCTGGCGGCAGAGTTCGGGCTGGATACATATCCGAATCAAATTGAAGTAATCAGCTCCGAGCAAATGATGGACGCCTATTCTTCAGTCGGTATGCCAATTGGTTACAGTCACTGGTCTTATGGAAAGCAATTGCTCAGTACAGAACATTCCTATAAGCGTGGGCAAATGGGATTGGCTTATGAAATTGTGATTAACTCCAATCCTTGTATTGCGTACCTCATGGAAGAAAACACCATGACGATGCAAACATTGGTGATCGCGCATGCATGTTACGGACACAATTCTTTTTTTAAAGGCAACTATTTATTTCGCACCTGGACAGATGCCAGTTCTATTATTGATTATTTAGTGTTTGCTAAAAACTATATCAGCAAGTGCGAGGAGCGTTACGGCATCAATGCTGTTGAAGACATTTTGGATTCATGTCATGCATTAATGAATTATGGTGTGGATAGATATAAACGTCCTTATCCAATTTCGGCGCAAGAAGAGGAGCGTCGGCAAAGCGAACGTGAAGAATATCTGCAAAAACATGTCAATGATTTATGGCGTACCATTCCTAAATCTGCCAGCGCAGAGGCGGAAAAAGATATTCCCCATTATCCCTCTGAGCCACAAGAAAACATTTTGTATTTTCTGGAAAAAAATGCCCCGTTGCTGGAACCTTGGCAGCGTGAAGTGATCCGTATTGTGCGCAAAATTGCCCAGTATTTTTATCCACAGCGCCAAACCCAGGTCATGAATGAAGGTTGGGCCACTTTTTGGCATTACACTTTGTTAAATGAATTGCATGCGCGTGGTTACGTAACCGATGGTTTTATGATGGAGTTTTTACAATCCCATACCAGTGTGATTGCACAGCCATCTTATGACAGTCCTTATTTCAGTGGTATCAACCCCTATACATTAGGGTTTTCCATCATGAGTGACATTCGCCGCATGTGCGAGAATCCAACCGATGAAGATCGCGCGTGGTTTCCTGAAATAGTGGGAACCAATTGGAAAGAAACCTTGCAGTTTGCGATGAAAAACTTCAAAGACGAAAGTTTTATCCTACAGTTTCTATCGCCCAAAGTGATGCGCGATTTGAAATTATTCAGTATTGTCGATGACGATCAGCAAGAAAAAATAAGCGTCGATGCCATCCACAACGAACGGGGTTTTCGCAAGCTGCGTGAAAATTTGGCTGGGCAATATAACTTGGGCAACCGCGAGCCGAATATTCAGGTTTATAACGTGGAGGTCCGTGGTGATCGTTCATTGACCTTACATCACTTTATGCATAACCGCCGCCCTTTGGGCGATTCTACGCAAGAGGTGCTTAAACATTTGCATCGCCTATGGGGGTTCGATGTACATCTGCACTCTGTGGATGGCAATGAAATTAAGCACAGTTATCATTGTCCATCAAAATCAGATTAA
- the aat gene encoding leucyl/phenylalanyl-tRNA--protein transferase — translation MNTLCWLDPDTLEFPDPSLALSDPDGLIAVGGDLSPERILAAYRKGIFPWFNPGDPILWWSPDPRTVVFPNQLHISKSLRKTLRKATYRVTFDNCFEKVMRACAAPRSYADGTWISEDIIEGYCALHQRGIAHSVEVWRNDELVGGLYGIALGRVFFGESMFSRADNASKVGFAHLVRQLCTWNFQLIDCQVANDHLFSLGAVEIPREEFRQLLVNFAHEPDVYSLPWSTLTLAPWE, via the coding sequence ATGAATACACTTTGCTGGTTAGACCCAGACACATTGGAATTTCCCGATCCTTCGCTTGCACTGAGCGACCCGGACGGTTTGATTGCTGTGGGTGGAGACTTGTCACCCGAACGAATTCTTGCCGCCTATCGCAAAGGGATTTTCCCTTGGTTCAATCCGGGCGACCCTATTTTGTGGTGGAGCCCTGATCCGCGCACTGTGGTATTTCCCAATCAACTCCACATATCCAAAAGCCTTCGCAAAACCCTGCGCAAAGCAACCTACCGGGTCACCTTTGACAACTGTTTTGAAAAAGTGATGCGAGCCTGTGCCGCACCCAGAAGTTACGCCGATGGAACCTGGATTAGTGAGGACATTATTGAAGGTTACTGCGCACTGCACCAACGCGGCATTGCACATTCCGTTGAAGTCTGGCGCAATGATGAATTGGTGGGAGGGCTTTATGGTATAGCGCTTGGACGCGTGTTTTTTGGTGAATCCATGTTCAGCCGCGCAGACAACGCATCAAAGGTCGGCTTTGCACATCTGGTCAGGCAGCTTTGCACCTGGAACTTCCAGCTAATCGACTGTCAGGTCGCTAACGATCATCTATTTAGTTTGGGTGCTGTGGAAATCCCGCGTGAAGAATTCCGGCAATTACTGGTAAACTTTGCTCATGAGCCTGATGTTTATTCTTTGCCTTGGTCAACACTGACTCTGGCACCATGGGAATAA
- a CDS encoding HAMP domain-containing sensor histidine kinase: protein MTKGSSIRKQTLTLLLGLTLGLTLVFGLLALLVAFVVEDMLLDNWITEQAGFIERYFALHNRVPELPFEFMQVLLPAEQLPDWVVAAVVHDALSGEIFTPDQTHYHYRQLVLGQKTGYLLAEVSGLLVVTRQPEIFSIFLIVFVLVLLVAVVLAVQFSRRIVNPVMQLTDAVKNVDLAKSDVATKGNENEKVQLNAAGLPDELMYLADQLQTSFDKREQLLQCEKEFSTNISHELRTPLTLLKNTSVLIAQRGYKDSDLVTIDSVCDHMQRTVDILFSLARAKSLPVQLCHINLILEEAILKCQPWLNHFQIELHLSPSVMLSANPQLLELLFINLLRNAAEHASEPLLIITYADGKLEFENTIVHCPTLDVSHPGGKSEKSNGIGLGLYLIKQIADQFCCEFSVETNSRYFKAILRLPHPK, encoded by the coding sequence ATGACTAAGGGAAGCAGCATTCGTAAGCAAACGCTGACCTTATTGTTGGGGTTGACGTTAGGGTTAACACTGGTTTTTGGTTTGCTGGCGTTACTAGTTGCGTTTGTTGTTGAAGATATGCTGCTGGATAATTGGATTACCGAACAGGCGGGTTTTATAGAGCGCTATTTTGCATTGCATAACCGTGTACCAGAACTGCCATTTGAGTTTATGCAAGTGCTTTTACCTGCAGAACAATTGCCAGATTGGGTAGTGGCAGCTGTAGTTCATGACGCCTTATCTGGTGAAATATTTACACCGGATCAAACCCACTATCACTATCGACAATTAGTGTTGGGGCAGAAAACAGGTTATTTATTAGCTGAGGTTTCAGGTTTATTGGTAGTTACCAGGCAGCCGGAAATTTTTAGTATTTTTTTAATTGTATTTGTTTTGGTATTGCTAGTTGCTGTTGTGCTTGCTGTGCAATTTTCACGGCGTATAGTGAATCCTGTTATGCAACTAACGGATGCAGTAAAAAATGTCGATCTGGCAAAAAGTGATGTCGCGACTAAAGGTAATGAAAATGAAAAAGTACAATTAAATGCGGCGGGCTTGCCCGATGAATTAATGTATCTTGCAGACCAATTGCAAACCAGCTTTGATAAACGCGAACAATTACTGCAGTGCGAGAAAGAATTTTCTACCAATATCAGTCATGAATTAAGGACACCCTTGACGCTATTAAAAAATACCAGTGTATTAATTGCCCAGCGTGGATACAAGGATAGTGACCTAGTGACTATTGATAGTGTTTGCGATCATATGCAGCGTACCGTGGATATCCTGTTCTCATTGGCACGAGCAAAGTCATTGCCTGTACAGCTTTGTCACATTAATTTGATTTTGGAGGAGGCAATTCTAAAATGTCAGCCGTGGCTAAACCATTTTCAAATAGAGTTACACCTATCACCCAGCGTGATGTTATCCGCTAATCCACAATTGCTGGAGTTATTGTTTATCAATTTGCTGCGCAATGCAGCAGAACATGCCAGCGAGCCATTGTTGATTATAACCTATGCTGATGGAAAATTAGAGTTTGAAAATACCATTGTTCATTGCCCCACTTTGGATGTTAGTCACCCAGGTGGGAAAAGTGAAAAAAGCAATGGCATCGGACTTGGGCTTTATTTGATTAAGCAAATCGCAGATCAATTTTGTTGTGAGTTTTCGGTGGAAACCAATAGCCGGTATTTCAAAGCTATTTTGCGCTTACCCCATCCAAAATAA